Proteins from a single region of Agrobacterium vaccinii:
- a CDS encoding LysR family transcriptional regulator codes for MDRLDAMGVLLSVVEHGSLSAASRALHSPLPTVSRKISELESLLGVRLFTRTSRKILLTEAGESYVVAAREILERVEEAERRATGEYVAPKGDLTMTAPIVFGRLHVLPVVTDFLKAFPDINIRLIMSDRPISLADEHIDVALRISRLSDSSLIAIRLGSTRTTVYANPDYLKRHSHPSHPDELKQHDCIAFEGVLSTRFWTFHDGAKDIAVPIRTRLSVNTAEAAVDAAASGLGITRVMAYQAKRAVDAGLLVPLLENFERETSPVHLVHLSDGLMPLKLRTFLDFATPRLRALLK; via the coding sequence ATGGATCGTCTCGACGCCATGGGTGTTCTCTTGTCAGTGGTGGAACATGGTAGCCTTTCCGCCGCGTCGCGCGCATTGCACTCGCCGCTACCGACGGTCAGCCGCAAGATCTCAGAGTTGGAGAGCCTTCTCGGCGTTCGCCTGTTCACCCGCACCAGCCGCAAAATCCTGCTCACCGAGGCCGGAGAGAGTTATGTCGTTGCGGCTCGTGAAATTCTCGAGAGGGTAGAGGAAGCCGAACGCCGCGCCACCGGAGAATATGTCGCACCCAAGGGAGACCTGACGATGACGGCACCAATCGTCTTCGGTCGCCTGCATGTCCTGCCAGTCGTCACGGATTTTCTGAAAGCTTTTCCGGACATCAACATTCGTCTGATTATGAGCGACCGGCCTATCAGTCTTGCAGACGAACATATCGATGTCGCCCTGCGCATCAGCCGTCTTTCGGACAGCAGCCTGATCGCTATCCGCCTCGGCTCCACCCGCACGACCGTCTATGCCAATCCCGATTATCTGAAGCGGCATTCCCATCCGTCCCATCCTGACGAACTCAAGCAACACGATTGCATCGCGTTCGAAGGCGTGCTGTCGACACGGTTCTGGACGTTCCACGACGGCGCAAAAGATATCGCGGTGCCAATCCGGACGCGCCTTTCCGTCAATACGGCAGAAGCTGCGGTCGACGCTGCGGCGTCCGGTCTCGGCATAACTCGGGTCATGGCCTATCAAGCAAAGCGCGCAGTCGATGCTGGCTTGCTGGTGCCACTGCTGGAAAACTTCGAACGAGAGACGTCGCCGGTTCACCTCGTCCATCTATCGGACGGCCTCATGCCCCTGAAACTCAGGACGTTTCTGGACTTTGCGACGCCACGGCTGAGGGCCTTGTTGAAATAG